In Candidatus Hydrogenedentota bacterium, a single genomic region encodes these proteins:
- a CDS encoding metallophosphoesterase: protein MRLCVLLFSCALLTLCPAAAYPATDTVCLLHTNDVHDHIRPGYNGEGGLPYVAAYVAAVRAERADVILLDAGDVTEKGDMVSYATEGVIMYEAMRRIGYTAAVPGNHDVNLDLPELDRRRDLLGTPFLCANLLREDGATRYPASRIFDVDGVKVGVIGVTRREKRPEIPGFEFSKKALAEEAARIEPEAHLIVAVVHEGVNDCVALSEAAPAVDVFVAAHKHAVLFEPKRVERTGALIVEAGCCAQYVGRLELTLDLETEEVVSFSGQAVSMQDSVIPPDAAFAAWVREREREVCPEASRPIGYASAEVGLSRVSFLIAEALRAKAGAETGFCMTDRNVRGSLPRGGLDVNALFRVCAPWTFDVVTVSVTGADLAAYLAAYISSVENPTWAGFSARYRVRRGQPAELLESTLDAARSYSVALTAEEWAKDFVPVLRQRGVAIPEPTPCAFTVIEALTAYADGLAQAGTDVSSEARQLEAAACPR, encoded by the coding sequence ATGAGACTGTGCGTTTTGCTCTTCTCCTGCGCGTTGCTGACGCTGTGCCCGGCGGCGGCCTACCCGGCGACGGACACGGTATGCCTGTTGCACACGAACGATGTGCACGACCATATCCGGCCGGGCTACAACGGCGAGGGTGGCCTGCCCTATGTGGCCGCCTATGTTGCGGCGGTCCGGGCGGAGCGCGCCGACGTCATCCTGCTGGATGCGGGCGATGTGACGGAGAAGGGCGACATGGTTTCGTATGCGACGGAAGGGGTCATCATGTACGAGGCCATGCGCCGCATCGGCTACACGGCCGCTGTGCCCGGCAATCACGACGTGAACCTGGACCTGCCGGAACTGGACCGGCGCCGCGACCTGCTGGGGACGCCGTTCCTGTGCGCGAACTTGCTGCGGGAAGATGGCGCGACGCGTTATCCCGCATCGCGGATATTCGACGTGGACGGCGTGAAGGTGGGCGTGATCGGCGTGACACGCCGGGAAAAGCGCCCGGAAATCCCCGGCTTTGAATTCAGCAAAAAGGCCCTGGCGGAGGAAGCGGCGCGCATCGAGCCGGAGGCGCATCTCATTGTCGCGGTCGTGCATGAAGGGGTCAACGATTGCGTGGCGCTATCCGAGGCCGCGCCTGCCGTGGATGTATTCGTCGCTGCGCACAAGCATGCGGTGCTGTTCGAGCCCAAGCGTGTCGAGCGGACCGGCGCGCTGATCGTCGAGGCGGGCTGCTGCGCGCAATACGTGGGCCGATTGGAATTGACGCTCGACCTCGAAACCGAGGAAGTAGTCTCGTTTTCGGGCCAGGCTGTTTCCATGCAGGATAGCGTGATTCCGCCCGATGCCGCGTTCGCGGCGTGGGTGCGGGAACGGGAGCGGGAAGTCTGCCCGGAGGCCAGTCGTCCGATAGGATATGCGTCCGCGGAGGTCGGTTTGAGCAGGGTGTCTTTTCTCATTGCGGAAGCGCTGCGCGCGAAGGCGGGCGCGGAGACCGGCTTTTGCATGACGGACCGGAATGTGCGCGGCAGCCTGCCGCGGGGCGGCCTGGACGTAAACGCGCTGTTTCGCGTTTGCGCGCCGTGGACGTTCGATGTCGTCACGGTCTCCGTAACGGGGGCGGACCTGGCGGCGTATCTCGCGGCGTATATCTCCAGCGTCGAGAATCCCACCTGGGCCGGTTTCTCGGCACGGTATCGCGTGCGGCGCGGCCAGCCCGCTGAGTTGCTGGAATCGACGCTGGACGCCGCGCGCAGCTATAGCGTTGCGCTGACCGCTGAAGAATGGGCAAAGGACTTCGTGCCCGTGCTGAGACAGCGCGGCGTCGCCATTCCCGAGCCGACGCCGTGTGCGTTCACAGTCATCGAAGCGCTGACGGCCTATGCCGACGGCTTGGCCCAGGCCGGCACGGATGTTTCCTCGGAGGCCCGGCAACTGGAAGCCGCGGCGTGTCCACGCTGA
- a CDS encoding Gfo/Idh/MocA family oxidoreductase: MTEKLSRRAFLAATTTTAAAAFIPLRVNTAQVVPGKLSPNEKMRIAGIGVGGKGLNDIMSCRRENVVALCDVDWKNAEEAFYRLKDAKKYKDYRKMLEEMGDQIDGCTISTPDHTHAPAAYMAMKLGKHVYVQKPLTHTIAEARLLSKVARETGVTTQMGNQGHCGDGVRELCEMIWAGAIGTVKEAHIWTNRPIWPQGIADPLPEQPVPETMDWDLWLSAAPFRPYNEKYAPFNWRGWWDFGCGAIGDMACHIMDPAFWALKLYEAKSYSVEVVTQEGITGQCPPNKSTIKYQFPARGDMGPVDVYWYDGGMKPERPADIPEGQKLGNGDNGSLYIGTDGCATAGEYGDEARLLPDERMKDYARPPETIKRVRGQNPYFNWIRACKGEDEAASHFDYAGPLTEVANMGNVALRAGQRIEFDVEAMKVTNAENANQWLTKAYRQGWELPV, encoded by the coding sequence ATGACAGAGAAACTGAGCAGACGAGCTTTCCTTGCGGCAACCACGACCACGGCCGCGGCGGCGTTCATCCCGCTGCGGGTCAACACGGCCCAAGTCGTCCCCGGCAAACTTTCCCCCAACGAGAAGATGCGCATCGCGGGCATCGGCGTGGGCGGCAAGGGCCTCAACGACATCATGTCGTGCCGGCGCGAAAACGTGGTCGCGTTGTGCGACGTCGACTGGAAGAACGCGGAAGAGGCGTTCTACCGGCTGAAAGACGCGAAGAAATACAAAGACTACCGCAAGATGCTCGAAGAAATGGGGGACCAGATCGACGGCTGCACGATCTCGACGCCCGACCACACCCATGCGCCCGCCGCGTACATGGCCATGAAGCTCGGCAAGCATGTCTACGTGCAGAAGCCCCTCACCCACACCATCGCGGAAGCGCGCCTGCTCTCCAAGGTAGCGCGCGAGACCGGCGTCACGACCCAGATGGGCAACCAGGGCCACTGCGGCGACGGCGTCCGCGAATTGTGCGAAATGATTTGGGCGGGTGCCATCGGCACGGTGAAAGAAGCGCATATCTGGACCAACCGGCCCATATGGCCGCAGGGCATCGCGGACCCGCTCCCGGAACAGCCCGTGCCCGAAACGATGGACTGGGACCTGTGGCTCAGCGCGGCGCCGTTCCGCCCCTATAATGAGAAATACGCGCCGTTCAACTGGCGCGGCTGGTGGGATTTCGGCTGTGGGGCCATCGGCGACATGGCCTGCCACATCATGGACCCGGCCTTCTGGGCCTTGAAGCTGTACGAGGCCAAGTCGTATTCCGTCGAGGTCGTCACCCAGGAGGGCATCACCGGACAGTGCCCGCCGAACAAGTCGACCATCAAGTACCAGTTCCCGGCCCGGGGCGACATGGGCCCCGTCGACGTCTACTGGTACGACGGCGGGATGAAGCCGGAACGCCCCGCGGACATCCCCGAAGGACAGAAGCTCGGCAATGGCGACAACGGTTCGCTCTACATCGGCACGGACGGCTGCGCCACCGCCGGCGAGTACGGCGACGAAGCGCGCCTGCTGCCCGACGAGCGCATGAAGGACTATGCGCGCCCGCCAGAGACCATTAAGCGCGTACGCGGCCAGAATCCTTATTTCAACTGGATCCGCGCCTGCAAGGGCGAGGACGAAGCCGCGTCCCACTTCGACTACGCCGGCCCGCTCACCGAAGTCGCCAACATGGGCAACGTCGCCCTGCGCGCCGGCCAGCGCATCGAGTTCGACGTCGAAGCGATGAAGGTCACCAACGCCGAAAACGCGAATCAGTGGCTCACCAAGGCCTACCGCCAAGGCTGGGAACTGCCGGTCTGA
- a CDS encoding DUF2961 domain-containing protein produces the protein MNAGIVILSLLLVVFCMPSAHAQAAAMSNLYQLKDAQTRSISPENFTGEKGKGGMATLEEGNAARAARELGQGWKVNPYVHIEPGTTFTLGEIQGSGVINHIWMTPVGDYRLMILRFYWDGEEQPSVEVPVGDFFAAGWGMGSEPRITSLAVCVNPRSGFNSYWQMPFRQGCRVTMENQGEKRATVYYQIDYSLEAVAEGTPYFHAQFRRVNPLPYKDVYTIVDGIQGRGQYVGTYLAHGANSPGWWGEGEIKFYIDGDTEFPTICGTGEEDYFCGSYGYNEREKDGVYSYESFTSPYTGFYHVPFKGEQRRIGEYRWHITDPVRFEKDLRVTIQSLGWQSEGRYLPLQDDLASVAYWYQIEPHNPFPALPAKGALVIKD, from the coding sequence ATGAACGCAGGCATAGTGATTCTATCTCTACTCCTGGTGGTTTTTTGCATGCCCTCCGCGCACGCGCAGGCCGCCGCCATGAGCAACCTGTATCAGCTCAAGGACGCGCAGACACGGTCCATCAGCCCGGAGAATTTCACCGGCGAAAAGGGCAAGGGCGGCATGGCGACGCTCGAGGAGGGCAACGCGGCACGTGCGGCGCGTGAACTGGGCCAGGGCTGGAAAGTGAACCCGTATGTCCACATCGAGCCGGGCACGACGTTCACGTTGGGCGAAATCCAGGGTTCAGGCGTTATCAACCACATCTGGATGACGCCGGTCGGCGATTACCGCCTCATGATCTTGCGCTTCTACTGGGACGGCGAAGAGCAGCCGTCGGTCGAAGTCCCGGTGGGCGACTTCTTCGCCGCGGGCTGGGGTATGGGCAGCGAGCCGCGGATCACATCGCTGGCGGTCTGCGTGAATCCGCGCAGCGGCTTCAATTCCTATTGGCAGATGCCGTTCCGGCAGGGCTGCCGCGTGACGATGGAGAATCAGGGCGAGAAGCGCGCCACGGTCTACTACCAAATCGACTATTCGCTCGAAGCGGTGGCGGAAGGCACGCCGTACTTCCACGCACAGTTCCGCCGCGTGAACCCGCTGCCGTATAAGGACGTGTACACCATCGTCGACGGCATCCAGGGCCGCGGCCAGTATGTCGGCACCTATCTTGCGCACGGCGCGAATAGCCCCGGATGGTGGGGCGAAGGCGAGATCAAGTTCTATATAGACGGAGACACCGAATTTCCCACGATCTGCGGCACAGGCGAAGAGGACTACTTCTGCGGCTCCTACGGCTACAACGAGCGCGAAAAGGACGGCGTCTATTCCTACGAGAGTTTCACGAGTCCCTACACGGGGTTCTATCACGTCCCCTTCAAGGGCGAACAGCGCCGCATCGGCGAATACCGCTGGCACATCACCGACCCCGTGCGCTTCGAGAAGGACCTGCGCGTGACCATCCAGAGCCTGGGCTGGCAGAGCGAAGGGCGCTACCTGCCCCTCCAGGACGACCTCGCCTCCGTCGCTTACTGGTACCAGATCGAGCCGCACAATCCCTTCCCGGCCCTGCCCGCGAAGGGGGCGCTGGTCATCAAGGATTGA